The genome window CCAACAAGAAATTGGCAAACTTTATCAAGCTAATACGCAATGATCACCTTGAAATTGTCTCCAAGCTAACGACGGTGTGTGCTTGCCTACCAAAGACTGAGGAATCCAAACGTGCTCTTAACTGCCTGCCAAAAATCCCACAGTCTAACATGGCTACAAACACATGGCGGTAGTTCTTGTTGAATAAGGCATAGAGGAAAGGGTTGAGAGAAGAGTTGGCGTATCCGAGCCACATGGAGGCCTCCAGCACCAGGGGGCTGACGCTGAAGCCCTTCAGAGGATGGACCACATTCACACAGAAGAAAGGAAGCCAACAGATCAGGAAGACCCCGATAATCAGACCCAGAGTTTTAGCagccttcctctccttcttcagAGAATATGTTTCTGTATAAGCCTGGACTCGTCTGGTGGGGCCAGTTTGGTGATCGCTTGCATGGATCCACCTCGCTTGTCTCTGTGCAGCCTTAAAGATTTTCCAGTAGGCAAACAGCATGAAACCCATGGGAATGAAGAAGGAGATAGCTGAGGAAGCAAAGGCATAGGGGACATGAAACATGGCCAGACAGGTCTGAGCAtcctgtgtgctgctgcttaCTACAGCAGGAGGCGACTGCGTGTACATGCCAAGTGAGACACAAAAGGAGGAGAAGACCAGAGGCAGAacccagcagagcagcagcagcccggCCACACGTCTGGGAGACATTCGGGCAGGGTAATGCAGTGGATCGCACACTGCTATGTATCGGTCCAACGCCACGCAGCTGAGATTGAAGATGGAGCAGGTACAGAAGGTGACGTCCAGCAGGAAGTGTGCTCGGCAGAAGCAGCGGCCGAAGTGCCAGCTGTCGATGGAACGCACCAGACTGAAAGGCATCACCAGCACGGCAACCAGGAGGTCCGCCACAGCCAGGGAAACAACAAAAGCATTGGTGCGCGTCTGGAGGCTTTGGAAACGAGCCACTGCAGCCATGATGACAAGATTTCCCATGATGGCAAAGATGGGGATGGGTAGGAGCAGGAACAGGACAGAGACTTTAACAGTGGTGCTGTGAAATAAAGCAGAATCACTTCCGTCAGTAGTCAGGCTGTGGTTATCTGAGGTGTTAGTCCCGGGAATGGAAATCATGATGCAGCGAGAACATCAGCCACTCAGTATCAATCCACGGGGGTCCTGAAGCTCTGAATATCTGAAGAGTCCATTCCAACTTACTATTATGAACGCACCTGATGTCTCACTGGTTCATATAAACCTTCAGCAAAAAGAGATGCGTGTCCTGTCGTGTCTAACCGACTCTTTCattcgtatgtgtgtgtgcatatgtccAGTATTGATCCATTGTCAAAACAAAGCCCATCAGGGGTAAATGATTAACTGGCATGTACTGTACCAGGAGTCAATGGGCCATTAGGAGAGTGAACAGGCAGGTATATACAGTTAGATGCCCTATAGCTGAGCTGTGATTTAAGGTCTCTGTCTAGCAATAAACCTTCCTATTTATCTCTGTTCCTCTAAATAACTGCCTGATGTTTGCTCTTTACCTCAGTCATTCAAACTGTGCCCTTCCCTTCACTCAGGACACATCACCgtttaaaacaaacatccaTTGCTGCTCTTTTATCATCAGATTGATATAACATCATTATGGCCCAAGAGtctgtgtattgtgtgtgagtgtttgcagATCTTTGGCAGATGCCAGCGTGTCACATGGTTAGGGAGTAAAGGAAGTAACTTAGGtatttgaaatacaaaatatgacaaactatTCAAGGAGAGCTACAGTTTAAAGTGCTAATCTGAATGCAGTCGTCTTAAAACTAGATTACTTGAAGGGATTACTCTATCATACttacaacacaaaaatgtaatttattaaatttcaCTTTAATTGCTGAACTTGGCGTGCATTTCTAACCTTTGTTGTATCCCACAAGCTGGTTATTAGGGGCTCGTCCGTTAATGTCGTCTTAAGATCAAATACATGATGGTGATCGAGAAAGCAGAGTTACAGAGAGAGACTTTGCCTCCAAGCAGCATTTCAGCAACGTTCTATGTTTATTCACGTATCGATCACATTTCTAATATTGATATTCCAAACCTTTTGAACATCAAACATACAAACAAGATGATATCTGATGATTGTGCGCACAGCAGATAAACCAGGTTATACTTTATTTCCACAGCATACCATGAAGATATCAAGTGACTGCAACAGAAAGGTGATCATTTGTTTtatcacacattttacacaagtctttgtaagtctttttacAGGGCAGacatggatttttttgttttaaagaaaaaaaggcctGAAAATGTGTCCTTTTATCCTTCaatcttgtcttttttgtttaatcaaAATGCATGCACTCGCGTCTGTCCGATCCCAAAGAGAGCGTGAAGAGTCATTTTGATTAATTGGCTTGAGCCCCTTACTGTTCATTGAAAAACCCCTTCCTATCTAAGTGAACCACAGATACAGTAACATGGGACAAAATACCTCTGATACAGCAGCATAGTCAATACTCAGTTACCTTCACCTTACATGAGCACGAATGACAACTACAATCCACTGACTGATGAATGATCATGGGACCATGTACAGTGATCGCAGCAAACCTGTGAAATCCTACATCCACTCTCTGACTTGAATCCCTGTATGGAATGAACAAGTCACTTCTCTCAGCAGTCACACTTTGTCATCAGGCACCATGCTGTCTTTGTTGGTCCCTCCCTTGTCTCTATTTTTCccaaaggagaaagagaaaatacCACCAGTAGTCTCCTCAGCTGGTTTCCCCCCTCTTCCCTCCCCTCTCAGAGCTCCCTGCTGGCAGTCTGCAGGGCTGCCAGGCAGCAGGCTGGGTGTGGAGGGAGTTGGTGTGGAGCCCCCCCAGATGTATAACGTTTCCCCTTCAGGGCAGGGTGGGAGACCCTTGCTCAGGTAGCTGGGGCTCGGGCTGGCTGAGGAGGGCAGGGTACGCTGGCTGCCGTTCAGGCAACTGGAGTTGTGATCCGTTGAGCCTTTGCGTGAGTTTCCAGAGGAGCTGAAGTTGGAGGAGCGGTAGTTGTAGGCCCTCCAGCCGGGACGTTTACGCTGGTGACACTGGCATCGTAGGATGCGGATGAAGGCAATCTTGAACTCACGGTTGTAGCAGGGGTAGATGATGGGGTTCAGGCAGCTGTTGAAGTAGCCCAGCCAGAAGATCACTTTGAAGAGCACATCAGGGACCCGCAAGTTCACATTAAAAGACCCTggaaaaaatagaatagagAGAGGAAATGGAGATAATGTCATAAAAAGGCCTATGGCTGTGAACAGCAGACTCTCCTTCCCTGCTCTTAGCCTATGATAAGCCAAGCTAATCACCTCTACCTCATCCATCTCTTGGTAAGAAAGTGAATATTTCCTAAAAAGTCCATCTAATATTGATCAACCCCGAATCTGTTGGTAGACCACTGTAGTCATTacagtggttagcactcttgcctcacagcaagagggtcgctggttcatctgcggctcttctgtgtggagtttgcatgttctccctgtgtcagcgtgggtcgTCACTGGGTGAGTGAGAGTGTgaatgtctgtctctatgtgtctgccccgtgatagtctggcgacctgtccaaggtgtaccccgcctctcgcccaatgccaGCTGGGATCCAACTTTCTTTATCACAATATCTGAGTATCGATGCAATACTAGCGCTTAACTTTGTATCCCTTACAAGTTATTGAAAAGTTGTATATGAGATAACATGGTGAAGAATTGCAGTAAAAACTGAGTTATCTGCCTTTTGTGACAGAATGAATGTAACCTATTCTGGAAACATTGAATTGCAGTTTATGTTTGGCCCAGTAGGTGGCAGCGTTGATTAAGAATAACAGTACAGTCAGACTGTGAGCAGACAGGATGTGAAGCACAAAAGATTAGACAGCCAATTCGACACGTTATTTATCATTAAAGAAAGACCTTGTATACAGGAAGGCCAGGAGAAGTAAAGTGCTCCCTTTTCAAAAACCAGTGCTGCCCCTCTGTCACAGTTCATGTGTAGTACTTTCATAGGAATAGAGAGAGAGTGGGATGACCCTGAATTCCTTTTAAGATCAATAGTGAGAGACAGGCTTTATTTAGAGGAAAGGGTGACCGTTGAAATGAAATAACAGTTTTTCTCTGAGAGTTTACAGAGGTCTCACTGCCACTACTTTCTATTACTCACACCTGTGGTGTAGTCAGTGCAGTATTTaagtatatataagtatatttaAGTGCAGTATATAAGTATTTGTAGAGCTGAAGTTGTACGTGCATTAGGGGAACTAACACCGTCAGTAAAACTTGACAAGACTTTGTTCCGCAATTAGAGGCGATCCTAATAACAGAAGCGACAACATTCGGGCGATTCTGAAGCAGTATGCTAATGAGTTGGGCCTGTGTTAAACTGCATTAATCCAGCCTTGTGGTGcctttcctcctcctgtggcCAAGCTtacacagagaaagaaaagcttGCAAGCTAATGAGGTGAGAGGGGGAAGcctggagataaaaaaaaaaacacagcaagtgcgagaacaaaatgaaagaaagaaagactttgtgtgtttgtgtctgtgtgggggGAGACGTGAGTAAAACTGTTTCTTTACACCAACCCACATTCTTAAATTAATATCACATTCCTGGAGAGACTGAGGATGCACTATAATCTGTGGCTTTCAACTGTGAAATTACCTCGGGTAAGAAAGAACACCTCAGCCTGCTTTTTCACAAATATCACATCAATAGCTTTAACAATTACTTTAAGTGGTACAACATGCATTACACAACATAACATATAGCTAGAGGGTTAAATATACTGTCGGAGTAATATCAGCCTGAAGAGAATTGTGTCCACTTTATGAGTAAGAAATGTTCCATGTTGTTTTGGTTTGATGCCTCAAAAACCTGcacataaatctgcaactatccagacacacacacacacacgcacacacacacacacacacacacacacacacacacacacacacacacacacacacacatgcgcacacgcacacacactgtggcAGTCATCTTTTCTAATCTGGAGGAAACTGTGCAACAACATGAGGAAATGCCACTTCCAAATTTCATTTTGTGGGTCCGAAATGACAGCACTacaatgtgtgtgcgtgtgtgtgtgtgtgtgtgtgtgtgtgtctgtctcagtTGCCAGACTGTGAGATGAAACTAGAGAGGGCTGTCTGAATGTGTCTTGGCCTCCTGTACTTTAGATGAATGAGTCTCTTCTTAGTGGCTGGTAttttcacatgttattttctTGTCTGGACGGCCTCTTAAATGTGATTACATAACTGTGAGTTAAGCCTGTGATAGGGATTCAGAGTAAGGCGGGGCGGAATTCAAACTggcaagttttattttattagtagaTTATTCGTGCTAGCAGATCACGAATCCAGAAAACCCAGCAAGGCTCCAACcatcacatttttacatgatGGATGATTAAGTGTTTTTACAAGATAAATGTCTTAAATGATATTAATCAgtgaattattacattttctttgcaGACTGAACATCTAATGGAACTATTTTTCCCTCAAACTAATTGTATGACtcagaggtgggaccaagtcattgttttgccaCAAGTTAGTCTTTGcactcaagtcccaagtcctaaACGTTGAGTCCCAAACAAATCATTATGTGCTCTTCACCAAATGTAATGCCATTTTAATCTGAgaaataatatacatttcaaatatttttcttaaattagtttttttaattgttaaaacaagtttgttaagAGTCAGAACCAGAAAATGATTTAGCCTTTTAACTTTAATGATGAATCAGTTATCAACATAGTGGATTAAGTTTCTGTCGAATTGATACACATGAATAATTATTTCAGCTTTATTCCAATTCCAATTTGCAGATCtaattatttcttttcttttttcataacAACCTAGTGAACATGTTGGGTAAGGTCTATCCAATGGCAGAACTGTAGCATTAGTTCTCTCTTGATTTAACCATTAATAGAGTATTGTTaactaaaatatattatatgtccTGCAAATCTCCAATTAATTTCTAAGCCTCTCAGGCTTCAACAGGCGAACACAGCTGTGTGGCTCTGCCTGCCTCCCAGGAAGGACCCTCAAAACACCTAGAGGCCCAACAGAGACCAACAGGTTGGACACCGCGCCTCCTTTCTACGCAAGCGCAGAATTAAAGTGTAggaaacactgaaataaatCTAGCTGTCAAGAGACTTTCCTGAAGCCAGAGGTGGatcatgtttatatgtttaagtTTTGTGTGAACGTGGTCCATTTTTGTCCCTTGAAGAGTGTTTATGTTGAAAGGCTATAGCATAAACAGCAGAGGATGCGAGACAATGGTATACAGATAACCATGGGAGGGTTTTTGTTGGTGGTCTTGGCCCTTCTGTTAAGAGAAATGTTTGCACCTCCTTCCTGAGAAgaggcacacgcacacacatctcACTATGAAACACAGGAACATCTTAACAAAACAAGGCATCCTGTTATTCTCGCTAATTTGAAGCGGCGATGCCTATTCTGTGCCATGTAAAACatgcgcacacgcacacacacacacacacacacacacacacacacacacaatctgctCTCCCAAAACTCACACATCCTGTTTCATAACACGCCCATAAATATGATTAATTTGTCTTGATCTGAAAGGACAAAAGTTATTGCCCTCGCAGATTGCTTTCAATGAAAGCCATCATGAGGCTATTTTTGGAAAATTGTGTTGACATCCCAGGGACCCTCACTTTCACCCCCACTGCCCTGTGGCCCCTTCAGCTCATATCTGCCACCTCCTTTCTTCTCCATTGCTTTGACACTTAGCACTCTCATTATTTTTCCCCTTCACAAACCATTTCAATTACCCCCACAACCCCCTGGGGCTGGCCAACTCatgcaccaaaaaaaagagatgcacacatgcacagtatCTCTCTCAGAAACACGTCTACATGGAAACAATTGGTTAACACCTCAAAGTGTTGGTTTCTCTCACACATGGGCACACTGCGTGCACCATGTTGCTAAATGCGAGGCCTTCACAGGACATTAGTGCCTGTGCCGGGTGTTAAAGAGCCGCGGGACAATGTGTGCAATGAAATAAGACGCGTATCCGCTGAGgaatggtgatttttttttctcatctgagTTAGGAGATGACAGCAACCGTTAATCTAGACTTTTCCTTCCACAGAGTCTTCATGTTTTAGAAgcaaaaacataacatttttctacACTTGATGCTTATAGTAGTTGTGTTTTCTCTTATGTTGGTTTAGTGTTGTCTTTGTTTGCTTGTATGCAGTCAACTGATTAGTCAACAGAAAGGAAACTAATTGGGAATATATTGTACTGGTTTCATTTTCTTAAATGTGAGAGTTTGCTGCTGTTCCTTTTCTTACATGAGACTAAAAGAAGCATCAtgaagacatcaccttggatgGTTTACAACATTTCCTCACATTTATACATCAAATCTTTAAttaactagaagggcacttgAAGAGTGCAGACCTTCGCCATGGCCACGCCCCATCATGCaataaagtgaaatataatTTGTGCATCTGCCCGTGATTCGGATCCGCTCCAAAATTTAAtgagttcttccttggcccatgctacacccttcaaACAACTTTCATGATAACGGGTCAGTGGTTTTTCTCTAATCCTgttaacaaacagacaaacgAACTGAACTgcaaacataacctccttggcggAAATACTTATTAGAGTAAACAACTGGCAGACTGATCAATAATGAAAGCGAGTTAATTGCAGCTGCAGCTGTATGTTTACCTTATTCATGCAACtgtctgtacattttttttcagctcagTGCGTCAAGttgaatctgtttttatttacttatcaTTACTTACTTAAACAAatctactttttatttatcaaataattatttttgttttgcttgtacttaaaaaagttgaatttctacatatttttttttcatggctcTGTAACAAATAGTTAaattagttaaattagttgtgCATAACTCCCATACACAAACAGCATTAAATGCATTTCATGGACCCACGAGAAGTGTCCAGGGAGACCTTGCactctgcctgtattttctctcttcatgttaattttgctgtgtttcttgATGTGTCCTTTCTGACAATGTAATCATAGTTGTGTGAGTTGGAAGCTCTGCTAAATGATCTCGTCTGGACATAAATATTATGCCCATTAGCTAGCTAGACTAAAGATCACTAAACTAATTAGATGTCGTTAAGCTGGTGAGGAGGGACCGACTTTGACGATCATGCTTCCAAACCACGGGGGACAAATCCTGCTCATTGAGCCTTTAAATAGAAACTCTATAAGTATTTTTGTTGGCAGCTTCCATTACATCTGGCCCCTCCGAAAGCCTTTTTAGGTCACTTTCTGCACAAGTCTCTGATTATTgctctgaaattaaaatacTACGGTGTAATTTTTCATAATGTGAATGTGTTCTGAAATAGATTTGTCACCCTCACTGACAAACAAGCGAAGTTAGACAGCActcagtgagtgagtgtgaaGTCTTGGGCTGCTTTTTGTCCAAGGAAGCTTGCCTGGAGTAACACTAACTTAAAAACTCTGATGTTATGTTTATAATCTTGAAGTCTGTATACCTTACTTTGCTCCAAGTTTAAGGCGTAAAAGGACACAGGGACTCTG of Centropristis striata isolate RG_2023a ecotype Rhode Island chromosome 12, C.striata_1.0, whole genome shotgun sequence contains these proteins:
- the LOC131981409 gene encoding trace amine-associated receptor 1-like; protein product: MISIPGTNTSDNHSLTTDGSDSALFHSTTVKVSVLFLLLPIPIFAIMGNLVIMAAVARFQSLQTRTNAFVVSLAVADLLVAVLVMPFSLVRSIDSWHFGRCFCRAHFLLDVTFCTCSIFNLSCVALDRYIAVCDPLHYPARMSPRRVAGLLLLCWVLPLVFSSFCVSLGMYTQSPPAVVSSSTQDAQTCLAMFHVPYAFASSAISFFIPMGFMLFAYWKIFKAAQRQARWIHASDHQTGPTRRVQAYTETYSLKKERKAAKTLGLIIGVFLICWLPFFCVNVVHPLKGFSVSPLVLEASMWLGYANSSLNPFLYALFNKNYRHVFVAMLDCGIFGRQLRARLDSSVFGRQAHTVVSLETISR